A single Cannabis sativa cultivar Pink pepper isolate KNU-18-1 chromosome 7, ASM2916894v1, whole genome shotgun sequence DNA region contains:
- the LOC115697597 gene encoding uncharacterized protein LOC115697597 isoform X1 translates to MAINRGLNLIKSELKKRHKSSMSKVEKQSGANKPIQRKSLNKSEMKKFTNEKSQISETSTLYRKSIVSAKTVIPSLSFEKETECHLKKAILDAKSMHANSSYQATKIEVGERLKKRSREIFEKTRSEKEKEEREESEKRANLQRLIRERKAHLALIEKVEAQVVHPNEYFQYFLELEKQCGNKSCTYDERNFDWYIKSSFYLGSD, encoded by the exons ATGGCGATTAATAGGGGACTGAATTTGATCAAGTCTGAGTTGAAAAAACGTCACAAATCATCAATGTCAAAG GTGGAGAAGCAATCAGGTGCTAATAAACCTATCCAGAGAAAATCACTCAACAAATCTGAAATGAAAAAATTTACTAACGAGAAATCCCAAATTTCTGAAACGTCAACTCTATATCGTAAATCAATAGTTTCTGCCAAGACTGTAATTCCATCTTTGTCATTTGAAAAAG aaacagaatgTCATCTCAAGAAAGCTATTCTTGATGCAAAATCTATGCATGCCAACTCAAGTTACCAAGCTACTAAGATCGAAGTCGGTGAGAGATTGAAGAAAAGGTCGCGGGAAATATTCGAAAAGACAAGgagtgaaaaagaaaaagaggaaagAGAAGAAAGTGAAAAAAGAGCGAACTTACAACGATTAATCAGAGAAAGAAAAGCGCATTTGGCTTTAATTGAAAAG GTTGAGGCGCAAGTTGTTCATCCTAATGAGTATTTTCAGTACTTCTTGGAACTTGAAAAGCAATGCGGGAATAAATCGTGCACATATGATGAAAGAAATTTCGATTGGTACATAAAATCTTCTTTTTATTTGGGAAGTGATTGA